A single Arachidicoccus sp. BS20 DNA region contains:
- a CDS encoding RHS repeat domain-containing protein has translation MPYGTSRPIYKTGFANPKKFFDNNIAGMIWKGANDRKARKYNYSYDAANRLTVANFGQYVGHAFSTSPVNYTVNNLAYDYNGNITKMYQYGLKSDGSSPLIDQLAYTYSSYSNKLLKVADAAAGTATENLGDFQDGTNTGNDYAYDVNGNLTQDLNKNISAISYNYLNLPSVIRVSGKGSIYYTYDAAGNKLRKVTIDSTVLPAVKTTTLYLGSSVYQNDTLQFFGTPEGRVRADGNTWVYDYMLKDHLGNTRMVITDDYNVASPILEATSYYPFGEQMKNIDLEASGSLHNKKWTFQKQEYNDDLGVDIDEFKYRMDDPQIGRFWQIDPLADDYEYNSPYAFSEDKVTSHIELDGLEATMPIPLSPIFNPGSAHGGNGMSNSDAIREFGNDVSKAASNLITTTTVILAIGYEKIKNLIDPPKPADMKPKVLHTEGESTSQKDDSKSQQGSGEGRGKNNRKPDSEAEGDHSVINDRGSTTFHKNDKNPKGWQEGERIDTKGKPHTNSDGTVVPTPHKHIPKQKDVIPLDPKKDPMPRSN, from the coding sequence ATGCCCTACGGAACATCCCGACCGATATATAAAACAGGATTTGCAAATCCCAAAAAGTTCTTTGATAACAATATCGCCGGGATGATATGGAAAGGCGCTAATGACCGCAAGGCAAGGAAGTATAATTACAGCTACGATGCCGCCAATCGTTTAACTGTCGCCAATTTCGGGCAGTATGTCGGACATGCATTCAGCACTTCCCCGGTCAACTATACGGTCAATAACCTTGCTTATGACTACAACGGCAACATTACAAAGATGTACCAGTACGGGCTGAAGTCCGACGGCTCTTCTCCGCTTATTGACCAGCTGGCTTATACTTATAGCAGCTACAGTAACAAACTACTGAAGGTTGCCGATGCCGCTGCCGGCACGGCAACGGAAAATCTGGGCGACTTCCAGGACGGAACAAACACGGGCAATGACTATGCTTATGATGTCAACGGTAACCTTACCCAAGACCTCAATAAAAATATTTCTGCGATTAGTTATAACTACTTAAATTTACCTTCGGTTATCAGGGTAAGCGGTAAGGGAAGCATTTACTACACGTATGATGCTGCGGGCAATAAGCTACGCAAAGTCACAATCGACAGCACAGTTTTACCTGCGGTAAAAACAACAACGCTATATTTAGGCAGTTCTGTTTACCAGAATGATACCTTACAGTTCTTTGGCACACCGGAAGGCAGGGTGAGGGCAGACGGCAATACTTGGGTGTATGACTACATGCTGAAAGACCATCTGGGTAATACACGTATGGTAATTACCGATGATTACAATGTGGCGAGTCCGATATTGGAAGCCACTAGTTATTATCCATTCGGCGAACAGATGAAGAACATTGACCTTGAAGCATCAGGTTCTTTACACAACAAAAAATGGACTTTCCAGAAGCAGGAATACAATGATGACTTGGGTGTTGATATTGATGAGTTCAAGTATCGTATGGATGACCCGCAGATTGGAAGGTTCTGGCAGATTGACCCGCTGGCGGATGATTACGAATATAACAGTCCCTACGCTTTTAGTGAGGATAAAGTTACAAGCCATATAGAGTTGGATGGCTTGGAAGCTACAATGCCAATTCCATTATCTCCAATATTTAATCCGGGTTCTGCACACGGTGGAAACGGTATGAGTAATTCGGATGCTATTCGAGAATTTGGAAATGACGTTTCAAAAGCAGCAAGCAATCTAATAACCACAACAACTGTTATTTTAGCAATCGGCTATGAAAAAATAAAGAATTTAATTGACCCGCCTAAGCCTGCTGATATGAAACCTAAAGTGCTTCATACCGAAGGAGAATCTACTTCTCAAAAAGATGATAGCAAATCGCAACAAGGTTCAGGAGAAGGACGAGGTAAAAATAATAGGAAACCCGATTCTGAAGCAGAAGGAGATCATAGTGTAATTAATGATAGAGGTTCTACAACTTTCCATAAAAATGACAAGAATCCAAAAGGATGGCAAGAAGGAGAACGAATTGACACAAAAGGGAAGCCGCATACTAATTCAGATGGTACCGTAGTTCCAACGCCTCATAAACATATTCCAAAACAAAAAGACGTTATTCCTTTAGACCCTAAAAAAGACCCAATGCCGAGGTCTAATTAA
- a CDS encoding Imm53 family immunity protein, whose translation MNSLVIIQNWFQSNCNGDWEHDFGIKIETLDNPGWCVTIDLEDTPLENLSVNESKSLSENDWYYIYTKERQLIATGDINKIIFLLDKIGNIL comes from the coding sequence ATGAATAGTTTAGTAATTATACAGAATTGGTTCCAATCAAATTGTAATGGAGATTGGGAACACGATTTTGGAATAAAGATAGAAACACTTGATAATCCTGGATGGTGTGTGACTATTGATTTAGAAGACACGCCATTAGAAAATTTATCGGTTAATGAAAGTAAGTCTCTCTCGGAAAATGATTGGTATTATATTTATACAAAGGAAAGGCAATTAATTGCTACTGGCGATATTAATAAGATAATTTTTTTATTAGACAAAATAGGAAATATATTATAA
- a CDS encoding RHS repeat domain-containing protein, with the protein MLKDHLGNTRMVVTDDYNVASPILEANSYYPFGLEQKEIGLITSTSNYPNNKKKFVGQLLDDDLGLNWYQFKYRNHDPQIGRFVEIDPVASDYPYNSPFAYAENRPIDGIDLEGKEFWRAVGDFISGNYGLASAEFSEWKNSYPEAINAGIRLSSGTSGKSATDHMPDGISKNVVKISATIQDAVSASKPLVDQLETYNAIASLTPVGEGEELSTVLMESKDIISGMSDMTLEMKSSVANLSLKNVFGITEDGGNFVYRSLTSANSESLSVGKGIFAKAPGGSWTLEQHLIQGSSPKSFLYDPWIATSTDINVARSFSSGNGLIRIDLSKIPANAIQQGWMNLPRTSAGYHYSIWQQEVSIFGYIPQDAIKTVK; encoded by the coding sequence ATGCTGAAAGACCATTTAGGTAATACACGTATGGTCGTTACAGATGATTACAATGTGGCAAGTCCCATACTGGAAGCAAATAGTTATTACCCATTCGGATTAGAGCAAAAAGAGATAGGATTAATAACTTCAACATCAAATTATCCGAATAATAAAAAGAAATTTGTTGGACAGCTTTTAGATGACGATTTAGGATTAAACTGGTATCAGTTTAAATACCGCAATCATGATCCGCAAATTGGGCGCTTCGTAGAAATTGACCCGGTTGCTTCAGATTATCCTTATAATAGTCCGTTTGCATATGCGGAAAATAGACCTATAGATGGAATTGATTTAGAGGGAAAAGAGTTTTGGCGAGCTGTTGGCGATTTTATAAGTGGAAATTATGGATTAGCCTCTGCAGAATTCTCCGAATGGAAAAATAGTTATCCGGAAGCAATAAATGCAGGAATAAGATTATCTTCAGGAACATCCGGTAAATCGGCAACAGACCATATGCCCGATGGCATATCGAAAAATGTAGTTAAGATATCTGCTACTATTCAAGATGCTGTTTCTGCATCTAAACCTTTGGTTGACCAATTAGAAACCTACAATGCCATAGCTTCATTAACTCCGGTGGGTGAAGGTGAAGAATTATCTACTGTTTTGATGGAAAGTAAAGATATTATTTCTGGAATGTCGGATATGACTTTAGAAATGAAATCTTCCGTAGCTAATTTATCATTAAAAAATGTTTTTGGTATAACTGAAGATGGAGGAAATTTTGTTTATCGTTCATTAACAAGTGCAAATAGTGAATCATTAAGTGTTGGTAAAGGAATTTTTGCAAAAGCACCAGGCGGTTCTTGGACATTGGAACAACATCTAATTCAAGGTTCAAGCCCTAAATCATTTCTGTATGATCCTTGGATAGCCACATCAACTGATATAAATGTTGCAAGGTCATTCTCTAGTGGAAATGGGCTAATCAGGATTGATTTATCAAAAATTCCAGCAAATGCAATACAACAAGGGTGGATGAATTTACCTAGAACATCTGCGGGTTATCATTATTCTATTTGGCAACAAGAAGTTTCAATTTTTGGATATATTCCACAAGATGCAATTAAAACTGTGAAATAA
- a CDS encoding NADAR family protein — MREIRFYKVDEPYGYFSNFSPFPIFIDDERWNTVEHYFQASKFNDREIKKKIQLIVSPMEAAIEGRNKKNILREDWELIKDDIMYKALKCKFLQHPNLMHKLFSTQDCLIIEHTRNDNYWGDGGDGMGKNKLGIALMKVRDELLKLVNDKLAVLPPWIAFPTISQYDLFWRMGLGEEYLTQWSKYFLAANKGEYRKKYPETKEWEGIYD; from the coding sequence ATGAGAGAAATAAGATTTTACAAAGTGGACGAACCTTATGGTTATTTTTCAAATTTTTCCCCTTTCCCTATTTTTATAGACGATGAAAGATGGAATACTGTTGAGCATTATTTTCAAGCCAGTAAATTTAATGATAGAGAGATTAAAAAAAAGATTCAATTAATAGTGTCGCCAATGGAAGCAGCAATCGAAGGAAGAAATAAAAAGAATATTCTTCGAGAAGATTGGGAGCTGATAAAGGACGACATTATGTATAAGGCTTTAAAATGTAAATTTTTACAACATCCTAATTTAATGCATAAATTATTTTCAACTCAAGATTGTTTAATTATTGAGCACACACGGAATGATAATTATTGGGGAGATGGCGGTGATGGTATGGGAAAAAATAAACTGGGAATTGCATTAATGAAAGTTAGGGATGAACTATTGAAACTCGTAAATGATAAATTAGCCGTTTTGCCACCATGGATTGCTTTTCCAACAATAAGTCAATATGATTTGTTTTGGAGAATGGGACTAGGTGAAGAATATCTGACACAATGGTCAAAATACTTTTTGGCTGCCAATAAAGGTGAATACAGAAAGAAATATCCAGAAACTAAAGAATGGGAAGGAATTTACGATTAG
- a CDS encoding VIT1/CCC1 transporter family protein, whose protein sequence is MAAHSEKHFTSSQFISDIIIGMSDGLTVPFALAAGLSGAGAHNSIVITAGIAELVAGSISMGLGGFLAGKTEQEHYATELQREYDEVEKVPETEKEEVKEVFAEYGISRKLQDEIAEELCKDKKLWVDFMMRFELGMEKPDERRATKSALTIGLSYLIGGIVPLISYFFTDTPLAGLKWSVIITLLFLFLFGYVKTKFTGQSPFKGALKTVLIGVIAAFAAYYIAKLI, encoded by the coding sequence ATGGCTGCACATTCAGAAAAGCATTTTACTTCTTCTCAGTTTATTAGCGATATTATCATCGGAATGTCCGATGGATTGACTGTTCCTTTTGCACTGGCTGCGGGTTTGAGCGGCGCCGGAGCACACAACAGTATCGTAATTACTGCCGGGATTGCGGAGCTTGTCGCGGGTTCAATTTCTATGGGGCTTGGCGGATTTCTTGCGGGAAAAACGGAGCAGGAACACTACGCCACCGAGCTTCAGAGAGAATATGATGAAGTAGAAAAAGTACCCGAGACAGAAAAAGAAGAGGTCAAGGAAGTATTTGCAGAATATGGCATTAGCAGAAAATTGCAGGATGAAATTGCGGAGGAATTATGTAAAGATAAAAAACTTTGGGTCGATTTTATGATGCGCTTCGAGCTTGGTATGGAGAAGCCGGATGAGCGTCGTGCAACAAAGAGTGCGCTTACAATAGGACTGTCGTACTTAATTGGCGGCATCGTTCCGTTAATCTCATATTTTTTTACAGATACGCCTTTAGCAGGCTTGAAATGGTCTGTGATTATCACATTGCTTTTTCTGTTTTTGTTTGGTTACGTAAAAACAAAATTTACCGGACAGTCGCCATTCAAAGGCGCGTTGAAGACGGTATTAATTGGAGTGATTGCTGCATTTGCGGCGTATTATATTGCAAAGCTGATTTAA
- a CDS encoding radical SAM protein: MSLPQSPYILYSDGNGNIFEDTSLYVVGRAGWDAFPVPDEDWIELPDGGNLYELPGRRGIGIDVKTGEMRLCDKGWAVAAFIPPAHTGLYLAAYETTQDDAPTLPLFCYTAAGWYDNKFYVPAVRIEDDIRQECAGYDDTKVATGAVELLKNYPHNRLVKHLMDNCCNTYHCPAARNFALGRWECPVPASPACNANCIGCISFQPEEETIVSTQDRLTFKPLPEEIVEFTVPHLLNAPYPIVSFGQGCEGEPLLMWETIRNSIFEIRRHTQNGSININTNGSKPDAVKALCEAGLNSIRVSLNSAQKHIYTKYYRPNNYEFEDIVESLKVVRSFGGWASINYFVFPGMTDTEAEYEALRKLIKESDLTMIQWRNFNIDPDWYLGHIGITETSEIMGIKQMMDLIHEEFPLVKFGYYNPPIERIRGEYESDFAH, translated from the coding sequence ATGTCATTACCGCAGTCTCCATACATTTTATATTCCGACGGCAACGGAAACATCTTTGAAGACACATCATTGTATGTTGTCGGTCGTGCAGGCTGGGATGCATTTCCCGTTCCCGACGAAGATTGGATTGAACTGCCCGACGGTGGGAACCTCTATGAATTACCCGGGCGACGGGGCATTGGCATTGATGTAAAAACAGGCGAAATGCGTCTATGTGATAAAGGCTGGGCGGTTGCGGCTTTCATTCCGCCGGCGCATACAGGTTTGTATCTCGCGGCTTATGAAACTACCCAAGATGATGCGCCAACTTTGCCTTTGTTTTGTTATACGGCAGCAGGTTGGTATGACAATAAATTTTATGTTCCTGCCGTAAGAATTGAAGACGATATACGACAAGAATGTGCAGGATATGATGATACAAAAGTTGCAACAGGCGCGGTTGAATTATTAAAAAATTATCCGCACAACCGGTTGGTAAAACACCTGATGGATAATTGCTGCAACACATATCATTGCCCGGCGGCGCGCAATTTTGCATTGGGACGTTGGGAATGCCCCGTGCCGGCTTCGCCTGCGTGCAATGCTAATTGCATTGGCTGTATCTCTTTCCAGCCGGAAGAAGAAACCATTGTTTCTACACAAGACAGATTAACGTTCAAACCATTGCCGGAAGAGATTGTAGAATTTACCGTTCCGCATTTGTTGAACGCGCCCTATCCTATCGTGAGTTTCGGGCAAGGCTGCGAAGGCGAACCTTTGCTGATGTGGGAAACCATCAGAAATTCTATTTTCGAAATCCGCAGGCATACGCAAAACGGAAGTATTAATATTAATACCAACGGCTCTAAGCCGGATGCCGTGAAAGCCTTGTGTGAAGCGGGTTTGAACAGCATTCGCGTAAGCTTAAATTCTGCACAAAAACATATTTATACAAAATATTACCGCCCGAACAATTACGAGTTTGAAGACATTGTCGAAAGCCTCAAAGTAGTACGCAGTTTCGGCGGTTGGGCAAGCATCAACTATTTTGTTTTTCCCGGCATGACAGATACGGAAGCGGAATACGAAGCATTACGCAAGCTCATCAAAGAATCGGATTTAACCATGATTCAATGGCGCAATTTCAACATTGACCCCGATTGGTATCTCGGGCATATCGGCATTACCGAAACTTCGGAGATTATGGGCATTAAACAAATGATGGATTTGATTCACGAAGAATTTCCGCTGGTAAAATTTGGTTATTACAATCCACCGATTGAACGTATTAGAGGCGAATACGAGAGTGATTTTGCGCATTAA